ACCATGAAGACCACCGGCAGCACCGTCCTGATCACGGGAGCGACGTCGGGCATCGGCCTCGGCCTCGCCGAGCGCCTGCGGGCCCGCGGCGACACCGTCATCGTCGCCGGCCGCCGACGCGCGCTGCTCGACGAGATCGTCGAGGCGCACCCCGGCATGCACGCGCTCGAGCTCGACGTCACGGATCCCGCGTCGATCGCCGCGGCCGCCGAGCGGGTCACCCGCGAGCACCCGGGCCTCGACGCGGTCGTCACGATGGCCGGCATCATGCTCCCCGAGGACCTGCGCGACCCGGCGCACCTCGAGGTCGCGGAGTCGACCATCACGACGAACCTGCTCGGCACCATCCGCACGGCCGCGGCCTTCGGGCCCTGGCTCGCGGCGAAGCCCGACGGCGTGCTCATGACCGTGTCCTCGGGCCTGGCCTCCGTGCCGCTGCCCGCGACGCCGACCTACTCGGCGACGAAGGCCGCCGTGCACTCGTTCACGCAGAGCCTGCGCGTGCAGTGGGCCGCCACGCCCCTCCAGGTGATCGAGCTGGTCCCGCCGGCCGTGCGCACGACGCTCATGGGCCAGCAGGACGAGGAGTCGGCGATGCCGTTGGACGAGTTCCTCGACGAGGTGATGCGGATCCTCGAGGGGCAGCCCGAGGTGGAGGAGGTGCTGGTGCAGCGCGTGCGGTTCCTCCGCGACGCCGAGGCCGAGGGGCGCCACGCGGACGTCCTCGCGCTGCTCGCGCAGCGGAGCCACTGAGGCCGCTGGATGACGCGCGGCCGCACGGCATCGCCTCCGTGCGACCCGGCGGGTCCGGCGCCTACCCGATCGGCGCCGGCCCCAGCTCGTCCATCAGCTGCTTGATCGCCACGTACGCCTTGTTGCGGTACGCGACGAGCGCCTCGGTGCGCTCGGCGGGCACGTCGAGGTAGCCGGATCCGGTCTTCGTGCCGTACTCGCCCGCGTCGACGTGCTCCTGGAGCGACGCCGGGGTCGCGAAGCGCTCGGGCCAGCGGGTCTGGAGCGACGCGTAGCAGAACGCGTAGACGTCGAGGCCGGCCATGTCGGCGATCGCGAACGGGCCGAACACCGGCAGGCGGAAGCCGAAGGTCGTGCGGACGATCGTGTCGATGTCCTCGGGGGTCGCGATGCCCTCCTCGACGATCTGCGTCGCCTCGTGGAAGAGCGCGTACTGCAGGCGGTTGAGCACGAAGCCCGTCGAGTCGGTGACGCGCGCGGTCTCCTTGCCGGTCTCCGCCACGATGGCCTCGGCCATCGCGACGGCGCTCTCGTCGGTCGTCGCGTGCGGGATCAGCTCGACGCCCGGGATGAAGGGCGCCGGGTTCGAGAAGTGCACGCCCAGGAAGCGCTCCGGGTGGGTGACCGCCTCCGCGAGCGAGCCGATGAGGATGGTGGAGGTGTTGGATCCGATGACCGCGTCCGGCCGGGCCGCGGCGCAGATGCGGGCCAGCGTGGCGTGCTTGATCTCGATCTTCTCGGGGACGGCCTCCTCGATGAAGTCGGCGTCGGCGACCGCCTCCTCGATGGACGCGGCCGGGGCGACGTTCGCGCGGATCCGCTCCACGGCGTCGGCGGGGAACAGCCCGTCGGCGACGAACCGCTCGGCCTCCGCGATGAGGCGCGCGTGGTTCGCGACGGCGATCTCCTCGGAGATGTCGGCGATGAGCACCCGGTGCCCGGCGAGCGCGAGGACCTGCGCGATCCCGCCGCCCATGTACCCGGACCCGACGATGGCGATGCTGCGTGCGGTCATGATGCCTCTCCCTGTGCGTCGCGCGTCTGCGGCAGCAGCGTGCGGATGTAGTCGCGGTTCTCCGCGCAGACGCCGAGGCTGTCGCCGCCGTACTGCTCGGTGAGGATGATCCCGTCGAAGCCGAGCTCGACCCCGTCGCGGATCACCTGCCGGTAGTCGATGAGGCCGGCCTTCATGGTCGTGGGCACGCTGGTCGCCCAGCTGCCGTCGGCCGCCTCGTCGCGCATGTAGTTCTTCACGTGCCAGTAGTTGGCGTACGGCAGCGTCTTCGCGTACAGCTCGCGCCAGCTCTCGACCGGGCGGTGCAGGCGGATGAGGTTCGCGACGTCGGGGTTGAGCCCCACGTTGTCGAGGCCGATCTCCTCCACGAGCCGCACCGCGCTGTCGGCGGTGCCGAGGTACGTGTCCTCGTACATCTCCAGCGCCATGCGGAGGCCCAGCTGCGCCGCGTGCCGGCCGAGCTCGCGGAGGCGCGTGACGGCGGCGTCCCACACCTCGGGGTCGTCGGGGTCCTTCGGGCCCTCGGCGGTCCAGAACCACAGGGCCTTCCGCTGCGCGTCGCTGAACGGCTGGTGCAGTCCGGTCGAGAAGACCTCCATGCCCATCTCGGCGATCGCGTCGATGGTGCGGTGCGCGTAGGCGAGGTTCTTCTCCTCGTGGCCCGGCATGATGACGCTCTGCCGCTGCAGGTGCACCGACGGGATGCCGACGCCGTGCGCCCGCGCGACGGAGACGAGCTCGTCGCGCCGGGAGGGCTCGAGGTCGGCGGGGCGGACGTGGCTGTCGGCGAGCTCGGCGAGCGTGAAGCCCTCGCGCGCGATGTCGGCGAACATGCGATCCCAGACCGCGGCGTCCGCGTCGTGGAGGGCGGTGCCGTCGCGGCCCACGGTGGCGAAGGAGTGCAGGCAGGTGGCGATGGGCCAGTCCGCGGCGCGGAACGCCGGCTCGGGTGTCGTCGCGGGTGTGTCCGGCATGCTGCTCCATCGCGGTCGTCGGGTCCCGGATGCCCGGGGTCAAGATCCTATAGGAAATAGCATCCTGACGCCCGGGTCGCTCCGGAGCCGATCCCGCGTCAGCCGAGCAGCGGCCGCTGCGCCCTCTTGCGCTCCACGTACTCCGCGTGCGCCGCCTGCGTCGACGGCATCTCGGAGACGCCGGGGACGGGCACGTCCCACCAGCCCTCGCCGTCGGGGCCGTAGACGAGCGGGTCGGACTCGACGTGGATCACGGTGGTGCGGTCGGAGGCCTTCGCGCGCCGCACCGCCTCGCCGAGCGCGGTCGTCGCGCCGGGGCCGGGGGCGACCTCGATCACGTCCACGCCGTAGCTGCGCGCGTTCGCCGCGAGGTCCACGGGCAGCGGCTCGCGGCCCTCGAAGGCCCGCGTCGCCGGGTCGAGCTGGCGGTAGCGGGTGCCGAAGCGCTCGGTGCCGACGGTCTCGGAGAGGTGGCCGATGGACGCGTAGCCGTGGTTCTGGATCACCACGACGATGATCTTGATCCCCTCGGCCACCGCCGTCACGAGCTCGGTGTGCAGCATGAGGTAGGAGCCGTCGCCGACCATGACGATCACGTCGCGGTCGTCGCCGTACGCCTCCGCGCCGCGCTTCACGCCCAGCCCGCCGGGGATCTCGTAGCCCATGCACGAGAAGGCGTACTCGACGTGGTAGCCGAGCGCGTCGCGCACGCGCCAGAGCTTGTGGAGGTCGCCCGGCAGGGATCCGGCCGCCTGCACGACGACGTCGCGCGGGTCGCTCGCGGCCTGCACGGCGCCGATGATCTCGGGCTGCCCGGGCAGCGCGCCGCCCATGGGGGCGAGGGCGCGGTCGACGGCGGCGTCCCACTCGCGCTTCTCGCGGGCGATGCGGTCGGCGTAGGCGGCGTCGACGCGCGTGCCGGCGAGCGCCTCGATGAGCGCCTCCAGGGTCTCGCGCGCGTCGGCGACCACGGGCAGCTGCGTGCCGTGCTTGTACGCGTCGAAGGCCGCGACGTTGACGTTCACGAAGGTCACGTCAGGGCGCTGGAAGGCCGTGCGGCTCGCGGTGGTGAAGTCGGAGTAGCGCGTGCCGATGCCGATCACGACGTCGGCCTCGGCGGCCAGGCGGTTCGCGGCGGTGGATCCGGTCGCGCCGATGCCGCCGACGTGCTGCGGGTGGTCCCAGGCCAGGGATCCGCCGCCGGCCTGCGTGGTGCCGACCGGGATCCCGGTGGCCGCGGCGAAGCGCAGCAGCGCCTCCTCCGCCGCGGAGTAGATGACGCCGCCGCCCGCGACGACGAGCGGCGTGCGCGCGTCGCGGATCGCCTGGACCGCGCGGGCGAGCGGCCCGCGCTCCGGCAGCGGACGGCGCAGGTGCCACTCGCGCGGCGCGAGGAACGCGAGCGGCACGTCGAGCGCCTCCGCCTGCACGTCCTCGGGCAGCGCGATGGTCACGGCGCCCGTCTCGGCCGGATCGGTGAGCACGCGCATGGCCGCGAGCGCGATCGAGTAGAGCTGCTCGGGCCGCTGCACGCGGTCGAAGAAGCGCGAGAGCGGGCGGAACGCGTCGTTCACCGAGATGCCGGTGTCGTGCGGGTGCTCGAGCTGCTGCAGCACCGGATCCGCCACCCGGGTCGCGAACGTGTCGCTCGGCAGGAGCAGCGCCGGCAGCCGGTTGGCCGTCGCGAGGGCCGCGCCCGTGAGCATGTTCGCGGCGCCGGGCCCGACCGACGCGGCGCTCGCGTAGGTCGCGAGGCGCCGGTGCATGCGCGCGAAGCCGACGGACTGGTGCACCATCGCCTGCTCGTTGCGGGCCTGGTGGTACGGCATGAGGTCGGGATCCTGCGCGTTCGCCTGCATGAGCGCCTGGCCGATGCCGGCCACGTTGCCGTGGCCGAAGATCCCGAAGACGCCGGGGATGGTGCGCTCGCGGTGGTCGCCGTCGACCGTCCACTGGTTGGCGAGGAACGCGACGAGCGCCTGGCTGACGGTCATGCGGACGGTGGGCTCGGTCATCGGGCGGGTGCTTCCTGGTCGGGGGCGGATGCGGGGGCGGCGTCATCGGTCGCGGCGTCGGGGGCGAACGGCAGGCGCGGGTCGATGGCCTGCCCGGCCCACGTGCCGCGGATCCAGCCGTGCGCGGGGTGGTCGCTGATGAGCCAGGCGCGGTCGGCGCCCGGTCCCGCCATGACGTTGAGGTAGTAGAGGTCGTAGCCGGGCGCCGCGACGGCGGGCCCGTGGTAGCCGTACGGCACGAGCGCGACGTCGCCCGTGCGCACGACGGCGTCGATCGCGATCTCGCCCGCGGGCGACGACGAGGTGTGGAACAGGCCGAACGGATCCGCGCCCGCGGGCGCGTCGAGACCGCGGCCGACGGCGGTCTCGAAGTAGTAGATCTCCTCGAGCCGCGACTCCTCCCCCGGCCTCTCCTCGTCGTGCTTGTG
The genomic region above belongs to Clavibacter phaseoli and contains:
- a CDS encoding SDR family oxidoreductase → MKTTGSTVLITGATSGIGLGLAERLRARGDTVIVAGRRRALLDEIVEAHPGMHALELDVTDPASIAAAAERVTREHPGLDAVVTMAGIMLPEDLRDPAHLEVAESTITTNLLGTIRTAAAFGPWLAAKPDGVLMTVSSGLASVPLPATPTYSATKAAVHSFTQSLRVQWAATPLQVIELVPPAVRTTLMGQQDEESAMPLDEFLDEVMRILEGQPEVEEVLVQRVRFLRDAEAEGRHADVLALLAQRSH
- a CDS encoding 3-hydroxyacyl-CoA dehydrogenase family protein — its product is MTARSIAIVGSGYMGGGIAQVLALAGHRVLIADISEEIAVANHARLIAEAERFVADGLFPADAVERIRANVAPAASIEEAVADADFIEEAVPEKIEIKHATLARICAAARPDAVIGSNTSTILIGSLAEAVTHPERFLGVHFSNPAPFIPGVELIPHATTDESAVAMAEAIVAETGKETARVTDSTGFVLNRLQYALFHEATQIVEEGIATPEDIDTIVRTTFGFRLPVFGPFAIADMAGLDVYAFCYASLQTRWPERFATPASLQEHVDAGEYGTKTGSGYLDVPAERTEALVAYRNKAYVAIKQLMDELGPAPIG
- a CDS encoding sugar phosphate isomerase/epimerase family protein; the protein is MPDTPATTPEPAFRAADWPIATCLHSFATVGRDGTALHDADAAVWDRMFADIAREGFTLAELADSHVRPADLEPSRRDELVSVARAHGVGIPSVHLQRQSVIMPGHEEKNLAYAHRTIDAIAEMGMEVFSTGLHQPFSDAQRKALWFWTAEGPKDPDDPEVWDAAVTRLRELGRHAAQLGLRMALEMYEDTYLGTADSAVRLVEEIGLDNVGLNPDVANLIRLHRPVESWRELYAKTLPYANYWHVKNYMRDEAADGSWATSVPTTMKAGLIDYRQVIRDGVELGFDGIILTEQYGGDSLGVCAENRDYIRTLLPQTRDAQGEAS
- the iolD gene encoding 3D-(3,5/4)-trihydroxycyclohexane-1,2-dione acylhydrolase (decyclizing); translated protein: MTEPTVRMTVSQALVAFLANQWTVDGDHRERTIPGVFGIFGHGNVAGIGQALMQANAQDPDLMPYHQARNEQAMVHQSVGFARMHRRLATYASAASVGPGAANMLTGAALATANRLPALLLPSDTFATRVADPVLQQLEHPHDTGISVNDAFRPLSRFFDRVQRPEQLYSIALAAMRVLTDPAETGAVTIALPEDVQAEALDVPLAFLAPREWHLRRPLPERGPLARAVQAIRDARTPLVVAGGGVIYSAAEEALLRFAAATGIPVGTTQAGGGSLAWDHPQHVGGIGATGSTAANRLAAEADVVIGIGTRYSDFTTASRTAFQRPDVTFVNVNVAAFDAYKHGTQLPVVADARETLEALIEALAGTRVDAAYADRIAREKREWDAAVDRALAPMGGALPGQPEIIGAVQAASDPRDVVVQAAGSLPGDLHKLWRVRDALGYHVEYAFSCMGYEIPGGLGVKRGAEAYGDDRDVIVMVGDGSYLMLHTELVTAVAEGIKIIVVVIQNHGYASIGHLSETVGTERFGTRYRQLDPATRAFEGREPLPVDLAANARSYGVDVIEVAPGPGATTALGEAVRRAKASDRTTVIHVESDPLVYGPDGEGWWDVPVPGVSEMPSTQAAHAEYVERKRAQRPLLG